The proteins below come from a single Piscinibacter gummiphilus genomic window:
- the dnaG gene encoding DNA primase has translation MIPPSFVQELLSRVDIVEVVGRYVQLKKAGINHKGLCPFHGEKTPSFIVSPTRQTYHCFGCGVHGNAIGFLMENSGMGFIDAVRDLAQQVGLTVPEDDRSPQERERAAELKQKQATLTDVLAKAAEHYRKQLKGSPRAVEYLKGRGLTGEIAAAFGLGYAPDGWRGLASVFPHYDDPLLEESGLVIAQGDTEEERKRYDRFRDRIMFPIRSVQGEVIGFGGRVLDKGEPKYLNSPETPVFVKGRELYGLHEARAAIRQKGYVLVVEGYMDVVALAQLGFPNAVATLGTACTAEHVQKLFRFTESVVFSFDGDAAGRRAAGRALEASLPHASDVRSIRFLFLPTEHDPDSYVREHGTEAFEAYVSQAVPLSRQLVEAAREGVDLDSAEGRAKFLANAKPLWTALPEGALKLQLLGELAQMAGLSGPDLSRLWQSAGGARRPPPSDDDERESFAPPAKSSPRGSSRAPRFAGRAAPARKEDTALRMLLLHSEWWQQLDADDHELLAELPAPHGPLCSWLERHLHDQGETPWAVLEQALQDTEWAETVTRWMPESVLADEIQFADLRRVVDSLRIDALKDAQRALIERAGSDPAALARWRELDSRIRQLSASQTSLT, from the coding sequence GTGATCCCGCCCAGCTTTGTCCAGGAACTGCTCTCCCGCGTCGACATCGTCGAAGTCGTCGGCCGCTACGTCCAGCTCAAGAAGGCCGGCATCAACCACAAGGGGTTGTGCCCGTTTCACGGCGAAAAGACGCCGAGTTTCATCGTCAGCCCCACCCGGCAGACGTACCACTGCTTCGGTTGCGGCGTGCATGGCAACGCCATCGGTTTCCTGATGGAAAACAGCGGCATGGGCTTTATCGATGCCGTGCGCGACCTGGCGCAGCAGGTGGGCCTCACCGTGCCGGAGGACGACCGCTCGCCCCAGGAACGGGAACGCGCCGCCGAGTTGAAGCAGAAGCAGGCCACGCTGACCGACGTGCTGGCAAAAGCCGCCGAGCACTACCGCAAGCAGCTCAAGGGCAGCCCCCGCGCGGTGGAGTACTTGAAGGGCCGCGGGCTCACGGGCGAGATCGCTGCGGCATTCGGCCTCGGATACGCACCCGACGGCTGGCGCGGCCTCGCCAGCGTCTTTCCTCACTACGACGACCCGCTTCTGGAAGAAAGCGGCCTCGTGATCGCCCAGGGCGACACCGAGGAGGAGCGCAAGCGCTACGACCGCTTCCGCGACCGGATCATGTTCCCCATCCGCTCGGTGCAAGGCGAGGTGATCGGCTTTGGAGGTCGCGTGCTCGACAAGGGCGAGCCGAAATACCTCAACTCTCCGGAGACGCCGGTCTTCGTCAAGGGGCGCGAGCTCTATGGCCTGCACGAGGCACGGGCCGCGATCCGCCAGAAGGGCTACGTGCTGGTGGTCGAGGGCTACATGGACGTGGTGGCGCTCGCGCAGCTGGGGTTTCCCAATGCGGTGGCCACGCTCGGCACCGCCTGCACGGCCGAGCACGTGCAGAAGCTTTTTCGCTTCACCGAGTCGGTGGTGTTCAGCTTCGACGGCGACGCGGCCGGCCGCCGGGCCGCGGGGCGCGCCCTCGAAGCCTCGCTGCCCCATGCGAGCGACGTCCGCAGCATCCGCTTCCTCTTCCTGCCGACCGAGCATGACCCGGACTCCTATGTGAGGGAGCACGGCACGGAGGCGTTCGAGGCCTATGTGTCGCAGGCGGTGCCGCTGTCGCGCCAGCTCGTCGAAGCGGCCCGTGAAGGCGTCGATCTCGACAGCGCAGAAGGCCGTGCCAAGTTCCTCGCGAACGCGAAACCGCTCTGGACCGCGCTCCCCGAAGGCGCGTTGAAGCTGCAATTGCTCGGCGAGCTGGCTCAAATGGCAGGGTTGTCCGGGCCGGACCTGTCACGGCTGTGGCAGTCGGCTGGCGGCGCGCGGCGCCCTCCGCCTTCCGACGATGACGAGAGGGAATCATTCGCGCCCCCCGCGAAGTCATCACCCCGGGGCAGCTCCCGTGCGCCCCGCTTTGCCGGCCGCGCCGCGCCGGCCCGCAAGGAAGACACGGCCCTGCGGATGCTGCTCCTGCACAGCGAATGGTGGCAGCAGCTCGACGCCGACGACCATGAGCTGCTCGCTGAGTTGCCCGCCCCTCACGGGCCGCTGTGTTCCTGGCTGGAGCGCCACCTGCACGACCAGGGCGAAACCCCCTGGGCCGTGCTCGAACAAGCCCTCCAGGACACCGAATGGGCCGAGACCGTCACCCGCTGGATGCCCGAAAGCGTGCTGGCCGACGAGATCCAGTTCGCCGACCTGCGCCGGGTGGTCGACAGCCTGCGCATCGATGCCCTGAAAGACGCCCAGCGTGCGCTCATCGAGCGCGCTGGCAGCGACCCGGCAGCGCTCGCACGCTGGCGCGAGCTCGACTCCCGCATCCGCCAATTGAGCGCTTCGCAGACCTCTTTGACGTAA
- a CDS encoding H-NS histone family protein, whose translation MSSLQDLLAKRAALEQEIEATQKRERQDAIAKVKSIMAEYGLTVADLSTKGAAPKAGVGKGTKVAPKYRNSATGETWSGRGLQPNWLKAAIASGKKLDDFAL comes from the coding sequence ATGTCGTCACTGCAAGACCTGCTGGCAAAACGCGCGGCACTCGAACAGGAAATCGAGGCGACCCAAAAGCGGGAGCGCCAAGACGCCATCGCAAAGGTCAAATCCATCATGGCCGAATATGGGCTCACGGTGGCCGACCTGTCGACGAAGGGCGCTGCCCCCAAGGCGGGTGTCGGCAAGGGCACGAAGGTCGCGCCCAAATACCGCAACAGCGCGACCGGCGAAACCTGGAGCGGCCGCGGGCTGCAGCCCAACTGGCTCAAGGCCGCGATCGCCTCGGGAAAGAAGCTCGACGACTTCGCGCTCTGA
- a CDS encoding oxidative damage protection protein — MARTIQCAYLKKEGEGLDFAPYPGELGKRIYNEISKEAWQLWMKHQTMLVNENRLNLADQRARQYLARQMERFFFGEGAEQPAGYVPPSA; from the coding sequence ATGGCCCGCACCATTCAATGCGCGTATCTGAAGAAAGAAGGCGAAGGCCTGGATTTCGCTCCGTACCCGGGCGAGCTGGGCAAACGTATCTACAACGAGATCAGCAAGGAAGCCTGGCAGTTGTGGATGAAACACCAGACCATGCTGGTCAACGAGAACCGCCTGAACCTCGCCGATCAGCGTGCACGCCAGTATCTGGCGCGCCAGATGGAACGATTCTTCTTCGGCGAGGGCGCCGAACAGCCTGCGGGGTATGTGCCGCCTTCGGCCTGA
- the argA gene encoding amino-acid N-acetyltransferase, which yields MDLIFPHTFVPWFRSVAPHIHAHRGKTFVVAIAGELIAAGKLTAFAQDCALMQAMGVKLVLVHGFRPQVEEQLQAKGHVSRFSHGMRVTDPVALDCAQEAAGQLRYEIEAAFSQGLPNTPMAGAAVRMISGNFITARPVGIVDGVDFQHTGLVRKIDAIAIRQNIDAGSLVLLSPFGFSPTGEAFNLSMEDVATSAAIELQADKLLFVTEVRGIPQDPHAGDPRDEDVEIDQELALAEAEKLLAQLPNPTQPTDTAFYLQHAVKASKEGVERVHILPFNVDGGVLMEVFTHDGIGTMIVDEKLESLREATADDIGGILQLIEPFEKDGTLVKRDRTEIERDIDHYTVIEHDGVIFGCAALYPYPEAKTGEMAALTVSNNVQGQGDGERILKRIEQRAKAMGMTSIFVLTTRTMHWFIKRGFAQVDPDWLPESRKRKYNWDRRSQVLVKKLA from the coding sequence ATGGACCTCATCTTTCCGCACACCTTCGTCCCGTGGTTCCGCTCGGTTGCGCCGCACATCCACGCACACCGAGGCAAGACGTTCGTGGTGGCGATCGCTGGCGAGCTGATTGCCGCGGGCAAGCTCACGGCTTTCGCTCAAGACTGCGCCCTGATGCAGGCGATGGGCGTGAAGCTCGTGCTGGTGCACGGCTTTCGCCCGCAGGTGGAAGAGCAGTTGCAGGCCAAGGGCCACGTCTCGCGCTTCAGCCACGGCATGCGCGTCACCGACCCGGTGGCGCTCGACTGCGCGCAGGAAGCCGCGGGCCAGCTCCGATATGAGATCGAAGCGGCGTTTTCGCAAGGCCTGCCCAATACCCCCATGGCCGGCGCGGCCGTGCGCATGATCTCAGGCAACTTCATCACCGCACGGCCCGTTGGCATCGTCGACGGCGTGGACTTCCAGCACACCGGCCTCGTGCGCAAGATCGACGCCATCGCCATCCGCCAGAACATCGACGCCGGCTCGCTGGTGCTGCTCTCACCCTTCGGCTTTTCGCCGACCGGCGAGGCCTTCAACCTCAGCATGGAAGACGTGGCCACCAGCGCCGCCATCGAACTGCAGGCCGACAAGCTTCTCTTCGTGACCGAAGTGCGCGGCATCCCGCAGGACCCGCACGCCGGCGACCCGCGCGATGAAGACGTCGAGATCGACCAGGAGCTGGCGCTGGCCGAGGCCGAAAAGCTGCTCGCCCAGCTGCCCAACCCCACCCAGCCGACCGACACCGCCTTCTATCTCCAGCACGCGGTGAAGGCCAGCAAGGAAGGCGTGGAACGGGTGCACATCCTGCCGTTCAACGTCGACGGTGGCGTGCTGATGGAAGTCTTCACCCACGACGGCATCGGCACCATGATCGTCGACGAGAAGCTCGAAAGCCTGCGCGAAGCCACCGCCGACGACATCGGCGGCATCCTGCAGTTGATCGAACCGTTTGAAAAAGACGGCACGCTTGTCAAACGCGACCGCACCGAGATCGAACGCGACATCGACCACTACACCGTGATCGAACACGACGGTGTGATCTTCGGGTGCGCAGCGCTCTACCCCTACCCCGAAGCCAAGACCGGCGAGATGGCCGCGCTCACCGTGAGCAACAACGTGCAAGGCCAAGGCGACGGCGAGCGCATCCTGAAGCGCATCGAACAGCGCGCCAAGGCCATGGGCATGACGAGCATCTTCGTGTTGACGACCCGCACCATGCACTGGTTCATCAAACGCGGTTTCGCGCAGGTCGACCCCGACTGGTTGCCCGAGTCACGCAAGCGCAAATACAACTGGGACCGCCGCTCCCAGGTGCTGGTGAAGAAACTGGCCTGA
- the hrpA gene encoding ATP-dependent RNA helicase HrpA: MPPINFPESLPVSGKREEIERALSEAQVVIVCGETGSGKTTQLPKIALAMGRGRANTGKLIGHTQPRRIAASSVAKRIADELKTPLGEIVGYKVRFQDRLQPGASVKLMTDGILLAETQTDPLLKAYDTLIIDEAHERSLNIDFLLGYLRQILPRRPDLKIIVTSATIDADRFAQHFASRHGPAPVIMVSGRLFPVEQRYRPFEESREYGLNDAIGDAVDELWREGAGDVLVFLPGEREIREAADHLRRHHPPGVEVVPLFARLSQQEQDRVFEPHSARRIVLATNVAETSLTVPGIQYVIDAGTARVKRYSYRNKVEQLQIEAVSQAAANQRAGRCGRVSNGICIRLYDEKDFNERPRFTDPEILRSSLAGVILRMKSLGLGLVEEFPFLEPPPRRAVADGYQLLNELGAVDDQNELTATGRELAKLPLDPRVGRMILEARNRQALAEVLVIASALSVQDVRDRPIEQQQAADNAHKKFDDEKSEFVGTLKLWKWLEDSKGGQGEHKLSNRKQEQLLRENFISPRRVREWRDIHSQLHTVVAEHGWRLNGSSATYDQLHMTMLAGLLGNIGLKSDEDDWYLGARGIRFYKHPGANLSKKPGRWIVAAELVETTRLFGRGIANIEPQWLPIVGAHLLKTQLLEPHWEKKAGEVVALERATLYGIVVYSNRRVNFGNVDPAAAREIFIREALVNGEWSDEMARRLPFLAANRKLIAQVEELEHKSRRQDVLVDDELIHAFYDQQLPADVMSASTLERWYRDEVKRQPKLLQLTREELMRHEAAGITTSAFPKTIRLGGVDCSASYLHEPGDAKDGVTVTVPIFALNQVSDERCEWLVPGMLKDKVLALVKSLHQRPRSRLVPLPDYAAEFCELTPFAQGSLVDSLLKAVRERTQLAVQRNDFKLEQLAPHLFMNFRVVDEHGRQLAMGRNLASLKAELGGQARSAFQALAVLRPGLPKADEPPPAPPAAQRSNAPVKAELVAPPPSTTDVRYTDWTFGELPELMEVKRGSQSLVGFPALIDKGDHVLIEVFDEPEIAAAKHRAGLRRLVALQIRDALKYLEKNIPDLQKMAVFYMPLGTADELRQQIVDLALDRAFLGEPLPTDAQAFRKRIDEGRGRLTLIANEVARSALAILTEYAAAARKLKDARPTKDVADDIQAQLARLLPKRFVLDTPWTQLAHLPRYLKGVTMRLDKLRGDPARDATRLAEMRPLEQRYLRLMADRRGVRDARLDEFRWLLEELRVSLFAQELRTPQPVSVKRLEKALQQINA; the protein is encoded by the coding sequence TTGCCCCCGATCAACTTCCCTGAATCGCTGCCCGTCTCGGGCAAACGCGAGGAGATCGAACGCGCGCTGTCTGAAGCCCAAGTGGTGATCGTCTGCGGCGAGACCGGCTCCGGCAAGACCACCCAGCTGCCGAAGATTGCCCTCGCGATGGGCCGAGGCCGTGCCAACACCGGCAAGCTCATCGGCCACACCCAGCCGCGGCGCATCGCCGCATCGAGCGTGGCCAAGCGCATCGCCGACGAGTTGAAGACGCCGCTCGGCGAAATCGTGGGCTACAAGGTGCGCTTCCAGGATCGCCTGCAGCCGGGCGCGAGCGTGAAGCTCATGACCGACGGCATCCTCCTCGCTGAAACGCAGACCGACCCGCTGCTCAAGGCCTATGACACGCTGATCATCGACGAGGCCCACGAGCGCAGCCTCAACATCGACTTCCTGCTCGGCTACTTGCGGCAGATCCTGCCGCGCCGGCCCGACCTGAAGATCATCGTCACGTCGGCCACGATCGATGCCGATCGGTTCGCGCAGCACTTCGCATCGCGCCACGGGCCGGCGCCGGTGATCATGGTGTCGGGGCGGCTCTTTCCGGTCGAGCAGCGCTACCGGCCGTTCGAGGAAAGTCGCGAGTACGGGCTCAACGATGCGATCGGCGATGCGGTCGACGAACTCTGGCGCGAAGGTGCGGGTGACGTGCTCGTCTTCCTGCCCGGTGAGCGCGAGATCCGCGAGGCGGCCGACCACCTGCGCCGCCACCATCCGCCCGGCGTCGAGGTCGTGCCGCTGTTTGCGCGCCTGTCGCAACAGGAGCAGGACCGCGTCTTCGAGCCCCACAGCGCGCGCCGCATCGTGCTGGCCACTAACGTGGCCGAAACCTCGCTCACGGTTCCCGGCATCCAGTACGTGATCGACGCCGGCACCGCGCGCGTCAAACGCTACAGCTACCGCAACAAGGTCGAGCAGCTGCAGATCGAGGCCGTGAGCCAGGCGGCGGCCAACCAGCGCGCCGGCCGCTGCGGCCGCGTCAGCAACGGCATCTGCATCCGCCTCTACGACGAGAAGGACTTCAACGAGCGCCCGCGCTTCACCGACCCGGAGATCCTGCGCTCGTCGCTGGCGGGTGTGATCCTGCGCATGAAGTCGCTCGGGCTGGGCTTGGTCGAAGAGTTTCCGTTCCTCGAACCGCCCCCGCGGCGCGCGGTGGCCGATGGCTACCAACTGCTCAACGAACTCGGTGCCGTCGACGACCAGAACGAGCTCACCGCCACCGGGCGCGAACTCGCCAAACTGCCGCTCGACCCCCGTGTCGGCCGCATGATCCTGGAGGCGCGCAACCGCCAGGCCCTGGCCGAAGTGCTCGTGATCGCCTCCGCCCTGAGCGTGCAGGACGTGCGGGACCGCCCCATCGAGCAGCAGCAGGCGGCCGACAACGCGCACAAGAAGTTCGACGACGAGAAGTCGGAGTTCGTGGGCACGCTCAAGCTCTGGAAGTGGCTGGAAGACAGCAAAGGTGGCCAGGGCGAACACAAGCTGTCGAACCGCAAGCAGGAGCAGCTGCTGCGCGAGAACTTCATCTCGCCGCGGCGCGTGCGCGAGTGGCGCGACATCCATTCGCAGCTGCACACGGTCGTCGCCGAACATGGCTGGCGCCTCAACGGCTCGTCCGCCACCTACGACCAGCTCCACATGACGATGCTGGCCGGCCTGCTCGGCAACATCGGCCTCAAGAGCGACGAAGACGACTGGTACCTTGGTGCGCGGGGCATCCGCTTCTACAAACACCCTGGTGCCAACCTCAGCAAGAAGCCTGGCCGCTGGATCGTCGCGGCCGAACTCGTCGAGACCACTCGCCTTTTCGGCCGTGGCATTGCCAACATCGAGCCGCAGTGGCTGCCCATCGTCGGCGCGCACCTGCTGAAGACGCAGCTGCTGGAGCCGCATTGGGAGAAGAAGGCCGGCGAGGTGGTGGCCCTCGAACGCGCCACGCTCTACGGCATCGTGGTCTACAGCAACCGTCGGGTGAACTTCGGCAACGTCGACCCGGCGGCGGCCCGCGAGATCTTCATCCGCGAGGCGTTGGTGAACGGCGAGTGGTCAGACGAGATGGCGCGCCGCCTGCCGTTTCTCGCTGCCAACCGCAAGCTCATCGCGCAGGTCGAGGAGCTGGAGCACAAGTCGCGCCGGCAGGACGTGCTGGTCGACGACGAGCTGATCCACGCCTTCTACGACCAGCAACTCCCAGCCGACGTGATGAGCGCCTCGACGCTGGAGCGTTGGTACCGCGACGAAGTGAAGCGCCAGCCGAAGCTCCTGCAGCTCACGCGCGAAGAGTTGATGCGCCACGAAGCCGCGGGCATCACCACCTCGGCCTTCCCGAAGACCATCCGGCTGGGCGGGGTGGACTGCAGCGCAAGCTACCTGCACGAGCCGGGTGATGCCAAAGACGGCGTCACCGTCACCGTGCCCATCTTTGCGCTCAACCAGGTGAGCGATGAACGGTGCGAATGGCTGGTGCCCGGCATGTTGAAAGACAAGGTGCTCGCGCTCGTGAAGAGCCTGCATCAGCGGCCACGCTCGCGTCTGGTGCCGCTGCCCGACTACGCGGCCGAGTTCTGCGAGCTCACGCCGTTTGCGCAGGGTTCCTTGGTCGACAGTCTGCTCAAGGCGGTGCGCGAGCGCACCCAGCTCGCCGTGCAGCGCAACGACTTCAAGCTCGAACAGCTGGCGCCGCACCTCTTCATGAATTTCCGCGTGGTCGACGAGCACGGCCGGCAGCTCGCGATGGGCCGCAATCTCGCGAGCCTCAAAGCCGAACTGGGCGGGCAGGCGCGCTCGGCGTTTCAGGCACTGGCGGTGTTGCGCCCCGGCCTCCCGAAAGCGGATGAGCCGCCTCCGGCGCCCCCCGCCGCGCAGAGATCCAACGCGCCGGTCAAGGCCGAACTCGTGGCACCGCCGCCTTCCACCACCGATGTCCGCTACACCGACTGGACCTTCGGCGAGCTGCCCGAGTTAATGGAAGTGAAGCGCGGCAGCCAGAGCCTCGTCGGGTTCCCGGCGCTGATCGACAAGGGCGACCATGTGCTGATCGAGGTGTTCGACGAGCCCGAGATCGCTGCGGCCAAGCACCGCGCCGGCTTGCGCCGCCTGGTGGCGCTGCAGATCCGCGACGCGCTCAAGTACCTCGAGAAGAACATTCCAGATCTGCAGAAGATGGCCGTCTTCTACATGCCGCTCGGCACGGCTGACGAGCTGCGCCAGCAGATCGTCGACCTCGCGCTCGACCGGGCTTTCCTCGGCGAGCCGTTGCCCACCGACGCGCAGGCGTTTCGCAAGCGCATCGACGAGGGCCGCGGGCGCCTCACGCTGATCGCCAACGAGGTGGCGCGCAGTGCGCTGGCGATCCTCACCGAGTACGCCGCGGCGGCCCGCAAGTTGAAGGATGCCCGCCCGACCAAGGACGTCGCCGACGACATCCAGGCACAGCTCGCGCGCCTGTTGCCCAAGCGCTTCGTGCTCGACACACCCTGGACCCAGCTGGCGCACCTGCCGCGCTACCTCAAGGGTGTGACGATGCGGCTCGACAAGCTGCGCGGCGACCCGGCTCGTGACGCCACGCGCCTCGCCGAGATGCGCCCGCTGGAGCAGCGCTACCTGCGGCTGATGGCCGACCGGCGTGGCGTACGTGATGCACGGCTCGATGAGTTCCGCTGGCTGCTCGAGGAGCTTCGCGTCAGTCTCTTCGCGCAGGAGTTGCGCACCCCTCAGCCCGTGAGCGTGAAACGGCTCGAGAAAGCTTTGCAGCAAATCAACGCGTGA
- a CDS encoding protein kinase domain-containing protein: protein MPAIAGQTLLPGERLCDFEIVQVIGLTSFGVLYLGRQLQDGSTVAIKEYMPSSLAIRTRDGRVEVTDPAHVQAFERGLQAFLAEALTLSQFEQPNLLRVSAVWEDNGTAYRSMPYLTGTTLLAWRTGLAEPASQAQMEALLEGLLEALRTLFQAGLAHGQVEPLNIYIGEDGQAVLMDFDAVHQAVQSDPDKPYVDAYADPARVEAMMSTDLRAVAAVLHFAISGDWAPVRPGQAVRYPPLSDVLLRFKDSASALEYRPEFLAAIDAALAQPVQDGPGTITEFRALFAADSSPVPLLEPGGTVEKKRAKRPRREPIPPAPPAYPLSSSESVLALLANFERGPAPSAEDVEPFQVPEVPTLTEEAEPTLPPLRIVNPFDDLESRDSLPTLSVDEQSDYEPLPYTPMPSIRPRNPWKQRLPVIAAMAAVLIATIGALAWQLFG, encoded by the coding sequence ATGCCCGCCATCGCCGGCCAGACGCTCCTTCCGGGTGAAAGGCTGTGCGACTTCGAGATCGTGCAGGTGATCGGGCTCACGAGCTTCGGCGTGCTCTACCTCGGCCGCCAGCTGCAAGACGGCAGCACGGTCGCCATCAAGGAGTACATGCCGTCGAGCCTGGCTATCCGCACGCGCGATGGCCGGGTCGAAGTCACCGACCCAGCGCATGTGCAGGCGTTCGAACGCGGCTTGCAGGCCTTCCTGGCCGAGGCGCTAACGCTGTCGCAGTTCGAGCAACCGAACCTCCTGCGTGTGAGCGCCGTGTGGGAAGACAACGGCACCGCCTACCGCTCGATGCCCTACCTCACCGGCACCACGCTGCTGGCGTGGCGGACGGGCCTCGCTGAGCCCGCTTCGCAAGCGCAGATGGAAGCCTTGCTGGAAGGTCTGCTCGAGGCCCTGCGGACGCTCTTCCAGGCCGGCCTGGCACACGGCCAGGTCGAGCCTCTCAACATCTATATCGGCGAAGATGGCCAAGCCGTGCTGATGGACTTCGACGCCGTCCACCAGGCGGTGCAGAGCGACCCCGACAAGCCCTACGTCGACGCCTATGCCGACCCCGCGCGCGTGGAGGCGATGATGAGCACCGATCTGCGCGCGGTTGCGGCGGTGCTGCACTTCGCGATCAGCGGTGATTGGGCGCCGGTGCGCCCCGGGCAGGCGGTGCGCTACCCGCCGTTGTCCGACGTGCTGCTGCGCTTCAAGGACAGCGCCTCGGCGTTGGAGTACAGACCCGAGTTCCTTGCCGCCATCGATGCGGCGCTGGCTCAACCGGTGCAGGACGGGCCGGGCACGATCACCGAGTTTCGCGCGCTGTTTGCCGCCGATTCGTCGCCCGTCCCGCTGCTGGAGCCGGGCGGCACGGTTGAAAAGAAGCGTGCCAAGCGCCCCAGGCGTGAGCCCATCCCACCGGCTCCGCCCGCGTATCCCTTGAGCTCCAGCGAGAGCGTGCTGGCGCTGCTCGCCAACTTCGAGCGTGGCCCGGCGCCTTCCGCAGAAGACGTGGAGCCGTTTCAGGTCCCGGAAGTGCCCACGCTCACCGAAGAGGCCGAGCCCACCTTGCCTCCGTTGCGCATCGTCAACCCGTTCGATGACCTGGAAAGCCGCGACTCGCTGCCCACGCTCTCGGTGGACGAGCAATCCGACTACGAGCCATTGCCCTATACGCCGATGCCGAGCATCCGCCCGCGCAACCCGTGGAAGCAACGCCTGCCGGTGATTGCCGCGATGGCCGCGGTGCTGATCGCCACCATTGGCGCCCTCGCCTGGCAACTGTTCGGCTGA
- a CDS encoding glutathione binding-like protein — translation MIDVYSWATPNGHKVHIMLAECGLPYRAHPVNIGAGDQFKPEFLAISPNNKIPAIVDPDGPDGEPISLFESGAILLYLAGKTGRFLPSTVRGRYETLEWLMFQMGGVGPMLGQAHHFRIYAPEKLPYAIDRYTNEAKRLYGVMDKRLAKSKYIAGNEYTIADIAIFPWLRSWKNQGIDWADYPHLKGWFDEIAARPAVQRGVEVLADLRKPLVDSQARDVLFGKQQYERR, via the coding sequence ATGATCGACGTGTATTCGTGGGCTACCCCCAACGGCCACAAGGTCCACATCATGCTCGCGGAATGCGGCCTGCCCTACCGCGCGCATCCAGTGAACATCGGCGCCGGAGACCAGTTCAAGCCGGAATTCCTGGCGATCAGCCCGAACAACAAGATCCCCGCCATCGTCGACCCCGACGGGCCGGATGGCGAGCCGATCTCCTTGTTCGAATCGGGCGCCATCCTGCTTTACCTCGCTGGCAAGACGGGCCGTTTCCTGCCCAGCACGGTACGCGGGCGCTACGAGACGCTCGAGTGGCTGATGTTCCAGATGGGCGGCGTGGGGCCCATGCTCGGCCAGGCGCATCACTTTCGCATCTACGCACCCGAGAAGCTGCCCTACGCGATCGACCGCTACACCAACGAAGCCAAGCGGCTCTACGGCGTGATGGACAAGCGCCTGGCCAAGAGCAAGTACATCGCGGGCAACGAATACACCATCGCCGACATCGCCATCTTCCCGTGGCTGCGCTCCTGGAAGAACCAGGGCATCGACTGGGCCGACTATCCCCACCTCAAAGGCTGGTTCGACGAGATCGCTGCGCGGCCGGCCGTGCAGCGCGGGGTCGAGGTGCTGGCCGACTTGCGAAAACCGCTCGTCGACTCGCAAGCGCGCGACGTGCTCTTCGGCAAGCAGCAGTACGAGCGCCGCTGA
- a CDS encoding acyl-CoA dehydrogenase family protein, with product MDFAYSPRTQELQAKLLRFMDDYIYPAEARYTAEIEANTKAGKRWTPLETIEELKVKARAQGLWNLFLPPSADGSVREAEYGPGLSNQEYAPLAEIMGRVMWSSEVFNCSAPDTGNMETIIRYGTAEHKKRWAEPLLDGKIRSAFAMTEPAVASSDATNIEARIERQGDEYVINGRKWWISGAGDPRCAIYIFMGKTDPTAPRHSQQSMILVPADTKGITVIRPLPVFGYDDAPHGHCEILFENVRVPVSNVLLGEGRGFEIAQGRLGPGRIHHCMRLIGLAERALELMCKRASSRVAFGRTVAEQGVTRERIAEARCRIEQARLLTLKSAWMMDVAGNKTAKAEIAMIKVVAPSMACQVIDWAMQVHGGGGMSDDFPLAYFYAMARTLRYADGPDEVHRNAIAKLELGRYAAA from the coding sequence ATGGACTTCGCCTATTCACCGCGCACCCAGGAGCTGCAAGCCAAGCTGCTGCGCTTCATGGACGACTACATCTACCCGGCCGAAGCGCGCTACACCGCCGAGATCGAAGCCAACACCAAGGCCGGCAAGCGCTGGACGCCGCTCGAAACCATCGAAGAGCTGAAGGTCAAGGCGCGCGCACAGGGCCTGTGGAACCTCTTCCTGCCACCAAGCGCCGACGGTTCGGTGCGCGAAGCCGAATACGGCCCCGGCCTGTCGAACCAGGAATACGCGCCGCTGGCCGAGATCATGGGCCGCGTGATGTGGTCGAGCGAGGTCTTCAACTGCTCGGCACCCGACACCGGCAACATGGAAACCATCATTCGCTATGGCACTGCCGAGCATAAGAAGCGCTGGGCCGAGCCGCTGCTCGACGGCAAGATCCGCAGCGCGTTTGCGATGACCGAGCCGGCCGTGGCTTCGTCGGACGCGACCAACATCGAAGCCCGCATCGAGCGCCAGGGAGACGAGTACGTCATCAACGGCCGCAAGTGGTGGATCTCGGGCGCCGGCGACCCGCGCTGCGCGATCTACATCTTCATGGGCAAGACCGACCCGACCGCGCCGCGCCACAGCCAGCAGTCGATGATCCTGGTGCCGGCCGACACCAAGGGCATCACGGTGATCCGCCCCCTGCCCGTCTTCGGCTACGACGACGCGCCGCACGGCCATTGCGAGATCCTGTTCGAGAACGTGCGCGTGCCGGTGAGCAACGTGCTGCTCGGCGAAGGCCGCGGTTTCGAGATCGCACAAGGCCGCCTCGGCCCAGGCCGCATCCACCACTGCATGCGCCTGATCGGGCTGGCCGAACGTGCGCTCGAACTCATGTGCAAGCGTGCCAGCTCGCGTGTGGCCTTCGGCCGCACCGTGGCCGAGCAAGGCGTGACGCGCGAGCGCATCGCCGAAGCCCGCTGCCGCATCGAGCAGGCCCGCCTGCTGACGCTCAAGTCGGCCTGGATGATGGACGTGGCCGGCAACAAGACCGCCAAGGCCGAGATCGCGATGATCAAGGTGGTGGCGCCGTCGATGGCCTGCCAGGTGATCGACTGGGCGATGCAGGTGCATGGCGGCGGCGGCATGTCGGACGACTTCCCGCTCGCCTACTTTTACGCCATGGCCCGCACGCTACGCTACGCCGACGGCCCTGACGAAGTGCACCGCAATGCGATCGCCAAGCTGGAACTCGGGCGCTACGCAGCCGCGTGA